The following proteins are co-located in the Silene latifolia isolate original U9 population chromosome 1, ASM4854445v1, whole genome shotgun sequence genome:
- the LOC141648190 gene encoding cyanidin 3-O-galactoside 2''-O-xylosyltransferase FGGT1-like, producing MVQHPHEALIVAGACSLVWGGITLLKRLTISIEKCDAIGVKTCKELEGKYCEFAERCFGKPVLLAGPAIPQHSSAKLENCMDSWLKGFDDKSVVYCALGSEFVLDKEQFQELVLGLELTGRPFLAALKPPIGFTTIESALPEGLEDKIKRKGIITSNWVQQKQILDHPSVGFFMTHCGSNSVSEALLSECQLVLMPQVVEQFIHARLLSMDLKVGIEVEKTSNGIYTRDAIHNAISIVMDTDIGNEVRGNHLKWKEIMQKEGLEDSYVNTFIQDLKHLIE from the exons ATGGTACAACACCCGCACGAGGCACTCATCGTTGCGGGTGCTTGTTCCTTGGTATGGGGAGGTATAACACTATTAAAACGGCTCACCATATCTATAGAAAAATGTGATGCAATTGGCGTGAAGACATGCAAGGAATTGGAAGGAAAATATTGTGAATTTGCTGAAAGATGTTTTGGTAAGCCAGTGCTTTTAGCAGGGCCAGCTATTCCTCAACATTCGTCGGCGAAATTAGAGAATTGTATGGATTCTTGGTTGAAAGGTTTTGATGATAAAAGTGTTGTATACTGCGCACTTGGTAGTGAATTTGTGTTGGATAAGGAACAGTTCCAAGAACTTGTTCTTGGACTTGAACTTACAG GTAGGCCCTTCTTAGCAGCCTTGAAGCCACCTATAGGATTTACAACGATTGAATCAGCCTTACCGGAAGGGCTGGAGGATAAAATAAAGAGAAAGGGAATCATAACCTCGAATTGGGTACAACAAAAACAAATATTGGACCATCCTTCTGTGGGATTCTTTATGACTCATTGTGGTTCGAACTCTGTATCTGAAGCATTGCTAAGCGAATGTCAATTAGTGTTGATGCCTCAAGTTGTCGAACAGTTTATTCATGCTAGGCTTTTGAGCATGGATTTGAAAGTCGGGATAGAAGTCGAGAAAACGTCTAATGGTATCTACACTCGTGATGCTATACACAACGCGATCTCAATTGTGATGGATACGGATATTGGGAATGAAGTGAGGGGTAACCATTTGAAGTGGAAAGAGATTATGCAAAAGGAAGGTTTGGAGGATTCTTATGTTAATACCTTCATACAGGACTTAAAACACTTAATAGAATAA